A window of the Streptomyces sp. Ag109_O5-10 genome harbors these coding sequences:
- a CDS encoding PIG-L family deacetylase: protein MNDRPLTLMAVHAHPDDEATGTGGVLARYAAEGVRTVLVTCTDGGCGDGPGGVKPGEPGHDPAAVAAMRRQELEASCDILKISHLETLDYADSGMMGWPANDAPGSFWRTPVAEGAARLAELMRRYRPDVVVTYDENGFYGHPDHIQAHRITMAALELTEPTPKVYWTTAPRSMMQRFGEVMREFGEDLPEPDPAEAAAIAEIGLPDEEITTWVDTTAFGGQKFDALAAHASQGENIFFLRMGRERFTELMGMETFVRVQDSTGAAVPENDLFAGLR, encoded by the coding sequence ATGAACGACCGGCCCTTGACGCTCATGGCGGTACACGCCCACCCCGACGACGAGGCCACCGGAACCGGAGGCGTCCTCGCGCGGTACGCGGCCGAGGGCGTGCGCACGGTCCTCGTGACGTGTACCGACGGCGGCTGCGGTGACGGACCGGGGGGTGTCAAGCCGGGCGAGCCCGGGCACGATCCGGCGGCCGTCGCCGCGATGCGGCGCCAGGAGCTGGAGGCGAGCTGCGACATCCTGAAGATCAGCCACCTGGAGACGCTGGACTACGCCGACTCCGGAATGATGGGCTGGCCGGCCAACGACGCCCCCGGCTCCTTCTGGCGCACGCCCGTGGCGGAAGGCGCCGCCCGGCTCGCGGAGCTCATGCGGCGCTACCGGCCCGACGTGGTCGTCACCTACGACGAGAACGGCTTCTACGGGCACCCCGACCACATCCAGGCCCACCGCATCACGATGGCAGCGCTGGAGCTGACCGAACCGACCCCGAAGGTGTACTGGACGACGGCGCCGCGCTCGATGATGCAGCGGTTCGGGGAGGTGATGCGCGAGTTCGGGGAAGACCTGCCGGAGCCGGACCCCGCTGAGGCCGCCGCGATCGCGGAGATCGGGCTCCCCGACGAGGAGATCACCACCTGGGTGGACACCACTGCGTTCGGCGGCCAGAAGTTCGACGCGCTGGCCGCGCACGCCAGTCAGGGCGAGAACATCTTCTTCCTCAGGATGGGCCGGGAGCGGTTCACCGAGCTGATGGGCATGGAGACCTTCGTCCGTGTCCAGGACTCCACCGGCGCGGCCGTACCCGAGAACGACCTCTTCGCCGGACTGCGCTGA
- a CDS encoding acyl-CoA desaturase: MTFSIDAPAAAATATEPARASGLGSDFARLSRRIADAGLLDRRPGYYTVRLGLVIAALLGGTAAFLALGDTWWQLAVAAAMALVFGQVALVAHDLAHRQVFRRRRPSEIWGRLFGNLAIGMSYGWWMNKHTRHHANPNHEELDPDVAPDILVWSTDQARGSSGLARLVGGHQAFLFLPLLTLEGFNLHVSSVRALRSPAMKNPVAEGALLLLHFAAYLSALFLVLSPGKAVAFLAVHQCLFGVYLGCTFAPNHKGMPTFTGDERPDFLRRQVLTSRNVRGGRCTDVLLGGLNYQIEHHLFPSMPTPHLRRAQVIVRAYCAEIGVPYHETGLLRSYREALTHLHRVGEPIRRGRGAS, translated from the coding sequence ATGACGTTCTCCATCGACGCTCCCGCCGCGGCCGCGACGGCCACCGAACCGGCGCGGGCCTCCGGCCTCGGCAGCGATTTCGCGAGGCTCTCCCGGCGCATCGCCGACGCGGGCCTGCTGGACCGGCGCCCTGGCTACTACACCGTGCGGCTCGGCCTGGTGATCGCGGCCCTGCTGGGCGGCACGGCGGCCTTCCTCGCGCTCGGCGACACCTGGTGGCAGCTGGCCGTCGCCGCCGCCATGGCCCTCGTCTTCGGCCAAGTGGCGCTCGTGGCACACGATCTGGCCCACCGTCAGGTCTTCCGTCGACGCCGCCCGAGCGAGATCTGGGGCCGCCTCTTCGGCAACCTCGCCATCGGCATGAGCTACGGGTGGTGGATGAACAAGCACACCCGTCACCACGCCAACCCCAACCACGAGGAACTCGACCCCGACGTCGCACCGGACATCCTGGTGTGGTCCACCGACCAGGCACGCGGCAGCAGCGGCCTGGCCCGGCTCGTCGGCGGCCACCAGGCGTTCCTGTTCCTCCCGCTGCTGACGCTGGAGGGCTTCAACCTGCACGTGTCGAGCGTGCGGGCACTGCGCTCGCCGGCCATGAAGAACCCGGTCGCGGAGGGCGCGCTGCTCCTCCTGCACTTCGCCGCCTACCTGTCCGCGCTGTTCCTGGTCCTCTCCCCCGGCAAGGCCGTGGCGTTCCTCGCCGTGCACCAGTGCCTCTTCGGCGTCTACCTCGGCTGCACCTTCGCCCCGAACCACAAGGGCATGCCCACCTTCACCGGCGACGAGCGGCCCGACTTCCTGCGGCGCCAGGTGCTCACCTCCCGCAACGTGCGGGGCGGCCGGTGCACGGACGTGCTGCTCGGCGGCCTCAACTACCAGATCGAGCACCACCTCTTCCCGAGCATGCCCACGCCTCATCTGCGGCGCGCCCAGGTGATCGTGCGCGCGTACTGCGCGGAGATCGGTGTGCCGTACCACGAGACCGGGCTGCTGCGGTCCTACCGCGAGGCCCTCACCCACCTGCACCGGGTGGGCGAACCCATCCGGCGCGGGCGCGGGGCGTCCTGA
- a CDS encoding phosphotransferase family protein, with product MSYDDEAVDVRLLALAWVGRHLARGERVVATETLHGGITAEMRRLTVGAPDGATRHLVLRTFADPFFAAQAGELLNREAGVLALLAGTGVPAPVPVAVDPAAAHCEYPSLLMTHLPGRTVLEDRGLEARVPLLARQLVAIHAVRPAERPRPYTAWTTADAVVPPDGADAVAWAAAADVIRKPAPPYEGRFLHRDFHPGNVLFDVTPPGQAGPPGPAGLRITGVVDWVETSWGPADLDVAHCSSNLAMLHGPEWGLRFAEAYEEAGGVPATAAGDRLYWRLLDALAFSTEVRSVVRPWQEAGRTELTTRTVEGRLDAYVTALLDTLG from the coding sequence GTGTCCTACGACGACGAGGCGGTGGACGTCCGGCTGCTGGCGCTGGCCTGGGTGGGCCGGCATCTGGCGCGCGGTGAACGGGTCGTCGCCACCGAGACACTGCACGGCGGCATCACCGCCGAGATGCGGCGGCTGACCGTCGGCGCGCCGGACGGGGCCACCCGTCACCTGGTGCTGCGGACCTTCGCCGACCCGTTCTTCGCGGCGCAGGCCGGAGAGCTCCTGAACCGCGAGGCCGGCGTCCTCGCCCTGCTCGCGGGGACGGGTGTGCCGGCTCCCGTACCGGTCGCGGTCGATCCGGCCGCCGCGCACTGCGAGTACCCGTCGCTCCTGATGACGCATCTGCCGGGCCGGACGGTCCTCGAGGACCGGGGACTGGAGGCGCGCGTCCCGCTGCTGGCCCGTCAGCTCGTCGCGATCCACGCGGTGCGCCCCGCCGAGCGGCCCCGGCCGTACACGGCGTGGACGACCGCCGACGCCGTCGTCCCGCCGGACGGCGCCGACGCGGTGGCGTGGGCCGCGGCGGCAGACGTGATCCGCAAGCCCGCGCCCCCCTACGAAGGACGCTTCCTGCACCGGGACTTCCACCCCGGCAACGTGCTGTTCGACGTGACACCGCCCGGCCAGGCAGGCCCGCCCGGCCCGGCCGGTCTCCGGATCACCGGGGTCGTCGACTGGGTGGAGACCTCCTGGGGGCCGGCCGACCTCGATGTGGCGCACTGCTCCAGCAATCTCGCGATGCTGCACGGACCGGAGTGGGGTCTGCGGTTCGCCGAGGCGTACGAGGAGGCCGGCGGGGTGCCGGCCACGGCCGCGGGCGACCGGCTGTACTGGCGGCTGCTGGATGCCCTGGCGTTCTCGACCGAGGTGCGGTCGGTGGTACGGCCGTGGCAGGAGGCCGGCCGGACGGAGCTGACCACGCGGACGGTGGAGGGGCGCCTGGACGCCTACGTCACCGCCCTGCTGGACACCCTGGGCTGA
- a CDS encoding ParA family protein yields MPLSYAFVNLKPGVGKTTSAVWLAHALHESGIPPLLVDSDPASSALRWSELAGGFPFPVVALPVGDVHRRVNDFLGERQAVVFDAPQMEDHAHIARSIMRYASEWIVPVTPAPIELDRMAPIGGEMGDVQSLRAQPAHAAVLLNRTNRADATRTGPDADAREALTERGFDVLSTHIPRLDLYAQSFGGPVEAKGSAYMDLADELVKRQDRA; encoded by the coding sequence GTGCCGCTGAGTTATGCCTTTGTGAACCTGAAGCCCGGGGTGGGAAAGACGACCAGCGCGGTCTGGCTGGCGCACGCACTTCACGAGTCGGGCATCCCCCCGTTGCTGGTCGACAGCGACCCCGCCTCCTCCGCGCTGCGGTGGAGCGAACTGGCGGGAGGCTTCCCGTTTCCCGTGGTCGCCCTACCGGTGGGTGACGTGCACCGGCGGGTGAACGACTTCCTGGGCGAGCGGCAGGCCGTCGTCTTCGACGCCCCGCAGATGGAGGACCACGCGCACATCGCCCGCAGCATCATGAGATACGCGAGCGAGTGGATCGTGCCGGTCACTCCGGCCCCCATCGAACTGGACCGCATGGCGCCCATCGGCGGCGAGATGGGCGACGTTCAGTCCCTGCGCGCCCAGCCGGCCCACGCCGCCGTGCTGCTCAACCGGACCAACCGCGCCGACGCCACGCGCACGGGGCCCGACGCCGACGCCCGCGAAGCTCTCACCGAGCGGGGCTTCGACGTGCTGTCCACCCACATTCCACGGCTCGACCTGTACGCGCAGTCCTTCGGAGGTCCGGTGGAGGCCAAGGGCTCGGCGTACATGGACCTCGCGGACGAACTCGTCAAACGACAGGACAGGGCATGA
- a CDS encoding Ig-like domain-containing protein — protein sequence MATAGVVGGILTLTALGGTGYAATSDNGPGTHPTSQAQTQQANAQDASDARIKITPGQGAYGVGVNGPVEVTVRNGQLTKVIMTAVATGTEIPGTVSADGTSWKPNGPLERATRYQVAAEASDAEGRSATGNATITTVSPANDFVGHVSPEDGSTVGVGMPVSVTFGKAVGDKAAVESEIQVSSSSGQRVVGHWLNDARLDFRPETYWKPGSTVTVKLTRDGVRKTVTFHVGRSQISTVDAETKQMTVVRDGKTIRTIPVSSGSAEHPTYNGPMVISEKFSQTHMNGATVGLMKDGKAAYDIDDVPHAMRLTASGTFIHGNYWGADSIFGRANTSHGCVGLNDVEGGRDGRQPAAWFFDNSMIGDVVVVKNSADKAAPAPDNGLSDWNMPWAEWVSGGTTG from the coding sequence ATGGCTACGGCCGGCGTTGTGGGCGGCATCCTCACGCTCACCGCTCTCGGCGGCACCGGCTACGCCGCCACCAGCGACAACGGCCCCGGAACTCACCCGACTTCGCAGGCGCAGACACAGCAGGCGAACGCCCAGGACGCTTCCGACGCCCGAATAAAGATCACGCCCGGGCAAGGTGCCTACGGCGTCGGAGTCAACGGCCCCGTCGAGGTCACCGTCCGCAACGGGCAGCTCACCAAGGTGATCATGACAGCCGTCGCGACCGGTACCGAGATTCCGGGCACCGTGTCCGCGGACGGCACGTCCTGGAAGCCGAACGGCCCCCTGGAGCGCGCCACCAGGTACCAGGTCGCCGCAGAGGCCTCGGACGCCGAGGGCCGCTCCGCCACCGGTAACGCCACGATCACCACGGTCTCCCCGGCCAACGACTTCGTCGGGCACGTCTCCCCCGAGGACGGCTCGACCGTCGGCGTGGGCATGCCGGTGTCGGTCACCTTCGGCAAGGCGGTCGGCGACAAGGCCGCCGTGGAGTCCGAGATCCAGGTCAGCTCCAGCAGCGGGCAGCGGGTCGTCGGTCACTGGCTCAACGACGCCCGCCTGGACTTCCGTCCCGAGACCTACTGGAAGCCCGGCTCCACCGTCACCGTCAAGCTCACCCGTGACGGCGTCCGGAAGACGGTCACGTTCCACGTCGGCCGGAGTCAGATCAGCACCGTGGACGCCGAAACCAAGCAGATGACCGTCGTACGGGACGGCAAGACGATCAGGACCATCCCGGTCTCGTCCGGCAGCGCCGAGCACCCGACGTACAACGGCCCGATGGTCATCTCCGAGAAGTTTTCGCAGACCCACATGAACGGTGCGACCGTCGGCCTGATGAAGGACGGCAAGGCCGCGTACGACATCGACGACGTACCGCACGCCATGCGCCTGACCGCTTCGGGCACGTTCATCCACGGCAACTACTGGGGTGCCGACTCGATCTTCGGCAGGGCCAACACCAGCCATGGCTGCGTGGGCCTCAACGACGTCGAGGGCGGCCGCGACGGCAGGCAGCCCGCCGCATGGTTCTTCGACAATTCGATGATCGGTGACGTCGTGGTCGTCAAGAACTCCGCGGACAAGGCCGCGCCGGCCCCGGACAACGGCCTCAGCGACTGGAACATGCCGTGGGCCGAGTGGGTCTCGGGCGGCACGACCGGCTGA
- a CDS encoding antibiotic biosynthesis monooxygenase, with amino-acid sequence MGTRNNGRPADRLSVVFTVRVIEGGEEGFLDVYDQLRRSVARTPGHIVERLGAPVDGSRQWVITSEWQTAEHFFAWQQSEEHRALVAPLRQWVDSTQSLRFRVVKETTGVTS; translated from the coding sequence ATGGGCACGAGGAACAACGGCCGACCGGCCGACAGGCTGAGCGTCGTCTTCACCGTCCGCGTGATCGAGGGCGGCGAGGAGGGGTTCCTGGACGTGTACGACCAGCTCCGCAGGTCGGTCGCCCGGACCCCCGGTCACATCGTCGAGAGGCTGGGAGCGCCCGTGGACGGCTCCCGGCAGTGGGTCATCACCAGCGAGTGGCAGACGGCCGAGCACTTCTTCGCCTGGCAGCAGAGCGAGGAGCACCGCGCGCTGGTGGCTCCGCTGCGCCAGTGGGTCGACTCGACGCAGTCGCTGCGGTTCCGAGTCGTGAAGGAGACGACGGGGGTGACGTCATGA